The DNA segment tttgggttgggttagtgttgatatgtgaacccgaaaacgacacgaaatgacacggatattgaaaattattgttatattctctcatgtttttttatgtcactttattaataaagataataaaattataattattaattgcaaatattaatttgaatttcctaaattgttataaacacattacataaccctctaacatgatattatcgaacttttcgataattattgttagcatactaatctaaaaatgatataaaatgtttaaaaacagtaccaaatcttcttctatttttaagagttattattaatatatacgcataacaaaattacatgtaacccgaaaacacgacacgaaatcgacactaacccgaataggttaacacgactttgacacgaaagtttttgggttgggtttgggtttactctttttgacacgaactcgaaatgacacgacacgaacacgactcgaacacgataattgccaggtctactTAGTGTAGTTATAATCAGTCTTCTAGATTCCAATACgaactttaaacattttatgtCCTTTAACCTTTTTTTATACTTTCGTTTGATTAGAAATTAGATCTTAGCTCATAGCTCTTTTTCGCAATCCGAtccaatccaaaaaaaaaagtattgatgttttttgtttttttggaaGAGATTTGCTGAAGTTTTCATCACTGAAAATGAGCaattaatcaaattgatattttggaAGTTTATACACCTAATAATGCATAGTTGGAAAAATAAAGGTAAGTAGGGTCATCTATGAAATTAGGATATTTTATTCCAAAGGCTTCCTAGTTAAATACGCCGTATATAAGCTTGGTTTCAAGAATCAACTAATGcgtttattataataaatactactatttaattaattacaaattgAAAATGATATCTAGAAGTTGTGGTGGTGGAAACATGGGTAAATTTCACCAATGGTGTACAATCTTTGCCCTATTTCACACTtaggtgtacaaccttcaatttgtctcactaatatgtacgaccttatatGTGACCTCCCAATATGGTGTACagccggttaaaatgaccggtcaacgcttggTCAACAcgccacctcatcattttttcatcctattcATTTTAAAAAGtgggatccactccttctacaattataaaaatactCTTATTCCTaatataattactaaaatacccttatacAACTCATATCTCaattttttgctttttcttgtatTCCTCTCTCTCACTCATCTCTCTCTAAATCTACTTGAGTGGATCTGGAAACATTTCTCCATAAAATTCATGTTTATCTTTTTGTTTCATATAGATTTTAAGCATTTTTTTCTATTCAtcttttaagtttttatttttgtttttgtttttatataaaacaaataaaaataatttttttatttctgttaatttttataaatctctCAATCATCAACTACtttgaaattattttcttttgaaCCAGTTCTACTTTGagatttttgttaatttttttaagatgctaagtttattaatttcaatAAGTTTGCATTTATTTTCTATATCCAGCAACCcttgttaatttcaaataagtttTCATCGCCCACATTTTGCAACAGCTTCTTCAGCAGAGGAGAAGTTCGACACGGAAGCGGCGTTTACATCTTCGAGGTTCTGCAACAACGTCCTTAGTGGAGGAGAAGTTCGCTACGGAGGCGGCGTTTGCATCTCGGACGTTCCGCAACAGCTTCTTCAGCGGAGTAGAGGTCCGACATGAAGGCAGTGTTTGCATCTCCGACGTTCTAACATCTTTAGAGGTCCGACATGAAGGCAGTGTTTGCATCTCCGACGTTCTAACATCTTCAGCGGAGGGGAAAGTATAGCTCCGACATATGGGTAAAAGAGAAGATGATGAAATTGGGTTGGATAGGTGTGAAATTTGATCACTAAAACCAGGCAATATGAATATGGGGTTTCAATATGAATTGGGTTTGCATATGGATACTATAGAGAGAGTGGAGAGGGAGAGGAGTTACAGAGAGTGGAAGAGTGAGAAGTTGggggaagaagaaagatggGTTTTTAATTAGGGGAAAACAAAAggttataaaagtaattttaattaGTGGTCTAACAATTCAATTTTTTGGGAGTTAAAAAAtaatgaggtggcgcgttgaccaagcgttgaccggtcattttaaccggctgtacaccatagtgggaggtcacctataaggtcgtacatattagtgtgacaaattgaaggttgtacaccaaagtgtgaaatagggcaaaagttgtacaccattggTGAAATTTACCCGTGGAAACATTGTTCTGTTTTGAAACACTGATTGGGTTCAGAAACCAGATTTTGAAAAAGTCAATTTTAGAAGTTTTTTTTGTATTACTTTTAAACTACTGTCTTTATCCGTAATTACAATCTTACACCTATTAGCaaacgggtaaattacatacgtggtgtacgatctttaccctaaatcacactttgatgtacaaccaaaattttgtcacactaaaccgtacgatcttcaggtgacctcccactaaagtgtacagccggtttttgtgaccggtcaacgctgccACGTCATCAATTTGACTATTTTAAAaatcaaaaattgaaatacctaattatgaaattactaaaatgtcTCCATCTCCTTCCTCTCTcactcttttcctttctctctctcactcctctctccTTCAACTCCCctctctctctaccatttctctctcactccttTCTCTACCATTAATGAGCAATAACACTGGACCAAAACACATAATTAATGGCTGGGTTTCAATCTCAAATTTCTTAAATTGGATTGcccttttttcttctttaaagGACTTATCAATCCGTGTATCACACAATTACTGCAATGGGTATTCTTCatatgaagaagaagaacttgatgcAGAATTGGGTTTGGAGACTCTTAATTTGTCAGGGATTACAAGGGCGGATGATTCTGATTCTGGTTTTGGTTGGTTATGGAGAAGCTGCAAAAAGCTCAAGAAACTGCAGCTAGAAAGCTGTGAAAGCATCGGTGGTGATGATTTGTCATTTATAAAATGCTTAAAGCATATTGAAGAAAAAGAATTAAGGAGTTGCAGAAGCATTGTTGGTTTGATTTTGTTAAGGTTCGCAGAGAATTGTGATCGTTTGAAGTCTGTGTTGATTTATGATGGTGGAAGTGAGCAGGGATTACTTCATTTCATTAGAAATTGCAGGTCTATTTTGCAGAAAATTGATCTTAGGTTACCTTTAGACTTTAACAATGTTCATCTATCAACTATTGGTATAAATATGAGAGGGCTTTCCTCTCTTAGGCTTCAAAGTTGCTGTCTTGAAAATGGTGAAGGGCTAAAGGGTCTAAATCCAGGGATTGAAGGTTCTAAAGGGTGAAgggctttattttatttttatctgaaTTCAGGAACTCGTGGTTTTTGAGATTGAAACCCAGCTATTAATTATGTGTTTTGTTCTATTGTTATTGCTCATTAATGATAGAGAGAGTagtgagagagaaatggtagagagagagaggagtgaggagtgagagagagaaaggaaaagatTAAAAGAGGAAGGAGATGATgacattttagtaatttcacaataggtatttaaattttttacttttaaaataGTCAAATTGATGACGTGGCAGTGTTAACCGATCACaaaaaccggctgtacactttagtgggaggtcacctggctcgtacggtttagtgtgacaaaattttggttgtacaccaaagtgtgatttagggtaaaggttgtacaccacgtatgtaatttacccattagcAAACAGATAAGTTACACAACCTGCTGGGTAAATATGAAGATTGTCTCATTGAATAGGTAGAAAGAGTAGAGAtgacagaaaaagaaaatgcgTAGGTACATGAGATGATAAGTTGTGTTTAAGCATGGTAATTAAGTAACATGGATAAAGGAACCAAACACAAGCCTCTGTTCTTCAAGTCTTTACTGTCCATTTCCCTTTCTTGTCCATAATCTTGAAAACTCTCTCCTTTCCCCTGTACAAACCTCATTAATTAAACCTTGCACTTTctgatatttatttataaatcacAGATTCATAGTACTTGGATTAAGGATGTTAATTGAAACAAGTTTTGGGGGCTACTGTCTATAGAAGAAACAAAGATTACTGGACAAGTGCTGAAATGATCAATTGGCTGACCTGCATTTGAACATGAGATTgttgaaaagaaagaaagaaagaaagaaagaaagaaagaaagaaagaaagaaagaaagaaaaacctTGGGACTATTGACAGGGGAACTGGCAGTATCCTCCAAAGAATGATCAAGAGAAATTTGGTGTGCTCTTGTTGGCTTGTTGAGAATATTTGGAAAAGAAGCAGCATCAGAAACCATTGAATCATTAGATAAATCTTCAAAATAAGCACTCCacccactttcttcttcttcttcttctttagtaTTAACATGAGAACCCtccattttttgaaaaatatagagTAGATAGACGGATTTTATAGAATCTTGCTTTgctatgttatgttatgtaacaAACAAACATGACTCTGAGAGAGAGAGAACGTGCAAGAACAAATTTAAAATCACAAAATCAAAGGCGTTGACCTTTATTAATTCAACTAAATACAATTAATGTCTTCATCTCCCAATATTAATACATCAAACttctccaaaaaaaaataatttattagcttCTTTTAGGGGGTGTGCaaaaatcgaaccgaaccggatcgaaataaccgaccgaaccgaagtatttcggtttttcggttcatTTTTTCAGTCTATtaggttcggtttcggtttatgttttataataattcGGTAAattcggtcggttcggtttttaaatcaaaattattgaATTGACCGAACTGACCgaactaaattaaatttaattagaaattagatttattaattattagttaGTATAACTTAATTGTCCCTAATTATGAGTTAGTTTCAGATTGTTGAAATTGTTAATAAATTGTTGAAATTGTCCCTGATTATTAATAAATTGTTGAAATTGTTATATATTAGGTATGAATCTAGAAGACTATACCCATATAAGTTAGTTTCAATTTCAGATTGTTGAAATTGTCCCTGAtt comes from the Euphorbia lathyris chromosome 5, ddEupLath1.1, whole genome shotgun sequence genome and includes:
- the LOC136228648 gene encoding uncharacterized protein, which gives rise to MSPSPSSLTLFLSLSHSSLLQLPSLSTISLSLLSLPLMSNNTGPKHIINGWVSISNFLNWIALFSSLKDLSIRVSHNYCNGYSSYEEEELDAELGLETLNLSGITRADDSDSGFGWLWRSCKKLKKLQLESCESIGGDDLSFIKCLKHIEEKELRSCRSIVGLILLRFAENCDRLKSVLIYDGGSEQGLLHFIRNCRSILQKIDLRLPLDFNNVHLSTIGINMRGLSSLRLQSCCLENGEGLKGLNPGIEGSKG